The Bacillus zhangzhouensis region CCAGTGTGCGTAATAATAATGGGAACTGTAAAATCGCCGCATACTGGCCCGTCGCTTCCGCTCCAATGAGCAAGTTGGTCATCAATAAATCAATTTGTAAAAACAACAAAATCCCCATTTGCTCAAATGAATGCCAGACCCCTGATCGAACAAGAGTGAGACTAGACGATAATGAGACATGCCGCCACTTAAATGAAAACCAAGGGATGAGTTTCTTAAAATAATAGATACCTATTCCCATAGCCGCTAAGCTTCCAATGACGGCCGCAAGCGGGATATGCCAAATGGCTGGTGCCGTCCATGTAAACAGGATAACAATTACCAGTGCCCTTAAAAACATTTGAATCGCCTGCCCAACACTTGATACATAGAGCTTATTCGCATAGAACGGTGCAGCACCAATGCCAGACATGACGAAATTGAGCATAAATAAAAGCCCCCCTAAAATAAAGGCGGCCTGTGTGTCTTTAGCGAGATGAACAGGCACATGAAGCCACTCAACCAGCTGATGAGACACGAACAGACAAAGCAAAAAGAGACTGATAGATAGTAAAAACGAACTGACAAAATAGGATGCGAGATAGCGCTGTGCCTTCTCCATCTCTCCTTTATGAGCCGCCACAGAAAAAAAACGCACAACAACCGCACTTAACGAAGCGGTAATGACCGATAAATAGTTGATCATATTTTGCGTTAGATGGATTAAGCCGAATGCTTCCACTCCAAGCGTATGAACAATATAAGGTGTTAAACAAACAGACATGAGCATCATCAGGACAAACGTAATTAAGTTAGCACCGGTATTGTAAAGAAACGCTCGATTCATTGTGCTTTCACGCAGCGTTTAAGAGCCATCATCCAGCTTCCTCTCCCTTTTGACTGCTTGTTTTCATCAGTTGATGAACAGCCTCTTTCACAGCGGCCTCATTTGGTTCTTTTAAAAGGGTCATAAACGGAAGGTGAGCCACCCACTCATATCCCTCCATCACCTTATGATCAAACGATCTCAGGACAACACACGGTGTATGAGTGATCGCACAAAAGATCATGCCATGCAGACGATCTGTCACGACGACCTGCGCTTGTTTTAACTCCGTCCACAAGGCCGTTAAAGCCTCTAAACGAGTTGTTCGATCAACTCGTTTGCCAATTGTCGTTGTGATCAAACCGACTTGATCATATGTCTCTTGGATATTCTGCTGCAGCTGCTGGCGCTCCTCCTTTGTGAGATATGCTTCTTGATCCTCACGCAGACAAAGCAAAACCCCTTCACGTGTTTCATCCTTTGATGATTCCTCTAATGACAACACCATATCAGGCTGTTTCCACACATCTTGTTCAGGAAAATGCTGCTTCATCCATTCATAGGTTGTTTGATCTCTTGCCATGAGGAGCAGTCTTGGGTGCTCTTTATACGTTTGAATGGCGCGTCGTTCCTCCCTTTTTCCTCTCTTTGTTTCTGTAAAATGAACAGTGGCAGGCAGCTGGATTATGGGATAGGACTTGAAGGTGTTGATGATAAATTGTCTTGTCCATTCTTCGTACCGGTATAAATCTCCCATATTGCCCCCACCGATGATACAGACGATGTCTTCTGGGTGCCGGATGCGCTTTAGCGGACGAGCGAGGCGATAAATCTCTTTCATGTCCACTTCCATAATGTCATAGGCTGGAAAGTGTTTCTTTAAAAAACAATAACTCGCATAGGCAATTGCATGATCCCCTAAATTATCATGGCCCGGCAGCAGCGTGAGAATGATTTTCTTCTGATGACTCAGCTCTGGCAGACTCTGGCGGCTCAGTCTATACTCAAGCGGATATTTGATCTTTAAGAGCAGCCACTCTGCGGCGTTCGCCTTCAATTGCTGTAATGTCAATCCCATCACCCCTATTTCCTTGTCTGATATTCGATCCATTTTTGATAGGTTGAAGCCGCGGCAGAAAGCAGATAAATCAATCGGCACTTCGCAAGAAATAACATCATTCGCTTTCGAACTGTGAGCTTCGATGGTTCCACTTGTTTGACGGCATGCTGGAAAGCATCGTGTGTCACCATTTCCCGCATGTGATCAATCTTTTTCTGAATAGAAAGAGCATTTTGACTCTTCCATTCGTTGAGCATACAATGAAGCGTATGATTGACGATAAAAAAATCGAATGCTTTCTCATACAGAGAGATGTCATCATGCTCTTTTAAAAATGAGCGCTGCGCATGATAAAAGGTCAGTCCATGATGGAAATAATGCTTCTGATACCGCTGTACAATAGATGACAGATGAACCCTGTAGTAATAAAGGGGCTCATGAACAAAAGCAATGCTGCGTGATAAAGAAAAACAGCGCATCGTCACATATTGATCTTCAATATTCTCAAGCTCTCCCCGCAGCGGAAATCGAATGTGATGTTCTTCCATAAAGGCACGCCGATACAGCTTATTCCATGAGAATCCAGTCAAGTCTCCGTGTAATAATGCTTTGATTAAATTCGTTTTTTCGGCTGACCGCTTGTCTAACAGCGTTGTTGATATCGTTCGCTTGGACTGTTCAAATTGAATCCAATACTCACTGACAACAAGATCTGCCCCGGTCATTTCGGCTTTTTCGTACATGGCTTCACAGTAATGAGGAGCGAGAGTATCATCTGAATCCACAAAGGCGAGGTACGTCCCTTTCGCTTCCTCGATCCCCCTGTTTCTTACAGCGCCTAACCCTTGATTGGATTGATGAATCACCCGGAAACGCTCATCACGCTCAGCAAACGTTTCAAGCCATTCTCCGCTGTGATCAGTCGATCCATCATTGATCAGAATGACTTCTATATCGGAAAAGCTTTGGTCTGCGATTGATTGAAGACATTGCTCCACATATTGACTCGTATTGTAAACTGCGACCAATAGACTGATAGCTGGCATTACAGCATGCCCCACCTTTCTTCAAATCTACTTTGTAAATATCGTTCTATACGGCAACACTGAAGAATCGAACGGCATCAGCATGATGCTGTACAGAATATAGCAAACAGCCATCCCTACATACATAAACACATTAGACCGCTGATCAAAAATGCGTGTGAAATATGGCAGTAAAATGAGCTGATATAAGCCAAAATAAATATGAAATCTTGCATAAATGACATCCTTAGTCGCAAGGATGCCAAACAAGAGACCCAGCAAACAAAAATTTACAATGTAATCACTCTCAGGCGTCAGCTCACGAAGTCGTTTTCGATAAAAGAAAGCAAGCAGGAGCGGCAAAATCAAGACACCGATTTTTGTCACATTCATCCCATTCGTATTCGTTGTGAGCCATTCCTCGTAATGACCATATGAACTGCCTTGCAGCATCACGACAAACACCGAGACAAAACGGTCATAAAGAGCGGTTAAGCCTAAAAACACCAGGCATAAGACCAGCATCATCCAAGACCAAGCCCTTGTTCTCACAATAAAATACACAGGAATCATGATGAGAGCCGATGAATGAAATAATGAACATACAAGGACGAGCGGAAAATACAATTTCCACTGGCCATTGATCACCAACCGGATGGCACAAAAAAGAATCGCTGCCACCATATACTGGCGCATGCCATTAAACGACGCATAATAATGAAAGGTACCAAGAAAAAGCAGCATACTCAGCTCAAATGGACGGCCATATTGAATAAGCGTTTTCATGATAAAAAAATAAGTAATGGCCCCGACTGAGATATACATGATTTGCGGATTATGAGACAGTTGATTAAGCATCCATAAAATAAACGTAAACCCTGGATCGGTTGCGGCCTTATCCACACCGAATCCGAATATATGCCAAGGCCTTTCATAGTTGATGGAGAACTCATACATCTGTCCATATGTGACAAAATCAGTTCCTACTTTATATCGAATACCAGCTACGACACAAAGAAACAAAAACGGAAAAAACACTAGAAGCTTGTTAGGCCGCCATCCGCTTTGAATGGTATCATCACGCCTGCCGTAAAAGGCGGCAAAGCTCGACCATAAATAGACCATGATCATGTTTACCAAATAAACCGCCATCTGCCCTTCCTTTCTTACAATCCATATATATTCATCACACGTGTAATATTCTGTTTCACATCAAATCCTCTTTGTTCAAGCTGAGAGGTAATGGTCTCTTGAAGAGGAGGTTCTGCACGATACGCTTCAAGCACCGCCTTCATCCATTCATGCGCGGAATCTCGCAGTGACATCCTTTTCACAAGTCCGCAGCCTACATCTACTTCCTCTGTAATATGATCTGAAATTACACAAGGCAGACCAGACGCCTGTGCTTCCACTAATACAAGCGGAAGACCT contains the following coding sequences:
- a CDS encoding polysaccharide pyruvyl transferase family protein; translation: MGLTLQQLKANAAEWLLLKIKYPLEYRLSRQSLPELSHQKKIILTLLPGHDNLGDHAIAYASYCFLKKHFPAYDIMEVDMKEIYRLARPLKRIRHPEDIVCIIGGGNMGDLYRYEEWTRQFIINTFKSYPIIQLPATVHFTETKRGKREERRAIQTYKEHPRLLLMARDQTTYEWMKQHFPEQDVWKQPDMVLSLEESSKDETREGVLLCLREDQEAYLTKEERQQLQQNIQETYDQVGLITTTIGKRVDRTTRLEALTALWTELKQAQVVVTDRLHGMIFCAITHTPCVVLRSFDHKVMEGYEWVAHLPFMTLLKEPNEAAVKEAVHQLMKTSSQKGEEAG
- a CDS encoding MATE family efflux transporter: MNRAFLYNTGANLITFVLMMLMSVCLTPYIVHTLGVEAFGLIHLTQNMINYLSVITASLSAVVVRFFSVAAHKGEMEKAQRYLASYFVSSFLLSISLFLLCLFVSHQLVEWLHVPVHLAKDTQAAFILGGLLFMLNFVMSGIGAAPFYANKLYVSSVGQAIQMFLRALVIVILFTWTAPAIWHIPLAAVIGSLAAMGIGIYYFKKLIPWFSFKWRHVSLSSSLTLVRSGVWHSFEQMGILLFLQIDLLMTNLLIGAEATGQYAAILQFPLLLRTLAGTLAVVFSPTITTFYSNQDKEGLIQYAASAIKWSGLFVAFPAALLGGLAGPLMLLWLGPAFEEMKWLLMIHSAYLCLTLMFLPLTYVPTVFNRLKVPAVVTLILGVSNVLFAYGLTHMLQFGLYGIASAGAMVLLIKNIVFLPFYTASITNQKRTIFYKHTLVPLAGALFIWGICAGIQAVYNVTSWWELFCIGGLCFILYMGYLYLFAGTKRERMQLMRKVKHAVSR
- a CDS encoding EpsG family protein, coding for MAVYLVNMIMVYLWSSFAAFYGRRDDTIQSGWRPNKLLVFFPFLFLCVVAGIRYKVGTDFVTYGQMYEFSINYERPWHIFGFGVDKAATDPGFTFILWMLNQLSHNPQIMYISVGAITYFFIMKTLIQYGRPFELSMLLFLGTFHYYASFNGMRQYMVAAILFCAIRLVINGQWKLYFPLVLVCSLFHSSALIMIPVYFIVRTRAWSWMMLVLCLVFLGLTALYDRFVSVFVVMLQGSSYGHYEEWLTTNTNGMNVTKIGVLILPLLLAFFYRKRLRELTPESDYIVNFCLLGLLFGILATKDVIYARFHIYFGLYQLILLPYFTRIFDQRSNVFMYVGMAVCYILYSIMLMPFDSSVLPYRTIFTK
- a CDS encoding glycosyltransferase codes for the protein MPAISLLVAVYNTSQYVEQCLQSIADQSFSDIEVILINDGSTDHSGEWLETFAERDERFRVIHQSNQGLGAVRNRGIEEAKGTYLAFVDSDDTLAPHYCEAMYEKAEMTGADLVVSEYWIQFEQSKRTISTTLLDKRSAEKTNLIKALLHGDLTGFSWNKLYRRAFMEEHHIRFPLRGELENIEDQYVTMRCFSLSRSIAFVHEPLYYYRVHLSSIVQRYQKHYFHHGLTFYHAQRSFLKEHDDISLYEKAFDFFIVNHTLHCMLNEWKSQNALSIQKKIDHMREMVTHDAFQHAVKQVEPSKLTVRKRMMLFLAKCRLIYLLSAAASTYQKWIEYQTRK